A window of Tautonia plasticadhaerens contains these coding sequences:
- a CDS encoding DUF3179 domain-containing (seleno)protein: protein MRKHLHLIGLVAASLLALKVVIPVAEREPPDRQEDAPGPFTKPMLILGPMAPMVDIPTADASRASDLIRREESVLGVEINGEARAYPIEMMRYLEREILNDTLGGVPIAVTWCDRCQSGIVYGREVEGRELTFHVNGMLYHGNMVMVDSETGTLWSQLQGLGLDGSLAGRQLGGFPAVITPWHAWQARHPQTSVLNFDREPEGPSPPPEGEILPHQERLSPGPSKDFLLGINRGDEGRAWKLGDLRRNPVLNELACGIPLVLIHDSESDTFLAFDRRVDGIELTFRGEGGRIVDDQTGSVWDAGSGRAVDGPRSGSILKAVRTTITLASAWEKLYPPGPRP from the coding sequence TTGAGAAAGCACCTCCACCTGATCGGGCTCGTCGCCGCTTCGTTGCTCGCGTTGAAGGTCGTGATCCCCGTCGCGGAGCGAGAGCCCCCGGACCGGCAGGAGGATGCCCCAGGCCCCTTCACGAAACCGATGCTCATCCTGGGGCCGATGGCCCCCATGGTCGACATCCCGACGGCCGACGCCTCGAGGGCGTCCGACCTGATCCGGCGGGAGGAGTCCGTGCTCGGCGTCGAGATCAACGGGGAGGCTCGCGCGTATCCCATCGAGATGATGCGGTACTTGGAGCGGGAGATCCTGAACGACACGCTCGGCGGGGTCCCGATCGCGGTGACCTGGTGCGATCGCTGCCAGTCGGGCATCGTCTACGGCCGCGAAGTCGAAGGACGTGAGCTGACCTTCCACGTGAATGGGATGCTCTACCACGGCAACATGGTGATGGTGGATTCGGAGACGGGGACCCTCTGGAGCCAGCTCCAGGGGCTGGGCCTCGATGGCAGCCTGGCGGGGAGGCAGCTCGGCGGATTCCCCGCGGTGATCACCCCCTGGCACGCCTGGCAAGCACGACACCCCCAGACCTCCGTGCTCAACTTCGATCGAGAGCCCGAAGGCCCGTCGCCACCCCCGGAGGGCGAGATCCTCCCCCACCAGGAGCGACTCTCGCCGGGCCCATCGAAGGACTTCCTGCTGGGGATCAATCGCGGCGACGAGGGCCGGGCCTGGAAGCTGGGCGACCTGAGGCGGAACCCGGTCCTCAACGAGCTGGCCTGCGGAATCCCACTGGTGTTGATCCATGATTCGGAAAGCGACACGTTCCTCGCGTTCGACAGGAGGGTCGACGGGATCGAGCTGACGTTCCGGGGGGAGGGCGGTCGCATCGTCGACGACCAGACCGGCTCCGTCTGGGATGCCGGGTCGGGGCGTGCGGTCGACGGCCCGCGATCGGGATCGATCCTGAAGGCCGTCCGAACGACGATCACGCTCGCCTCGGCCTGGGAGAAGCTCTATCCTCCAGGCCCTCGCCCGTGA